A window of the Terriglobia bacterium genome harbors these coding sequences:
- a CDS encoding molybdopterin-dependent oxidoreductase, translating into MSKFSIIGKPIAFVDSAGKTTGSGKYTDDLRVPGMLIGKILHSPLPHARIKRIDASKALALEGVVTAVTGPDAPNKYGILPVGHDETALAVDKVRYVGDNVACVVAVSESIAEKALELVEVEYEPLPAYFDPEESMKATANLIHDHKANNLEKDYHHVFGDPDKGFAESDMVVQGRYIANEVTHAAMEPHSTLAQFEIDSHTGQPGRLTVWSSTQVPYYLQHKLSLVLDMPMSQIRVIKPLVGGGFGGKSEVIPLEIIAAVAARKAEAPVKITYTREEVFWAHRGRPRTIVDLKTGVKNDGRIVSVAAKVIQDGGAYCSYGVVTILYSGALLGALYDIPNIRYDGYRVLTNKPACGAMRGHGTVNVRFAFESQLDEIAAKLNIDPAVIRTRNFLKPPCITVNGLRVQSYGLPECVEKVVERSGWAQRRGKLGRGRGLGIGCSHYVSGAANSIIRSDMPHSTVNIKIDRDGGVVIYTGASDIGQGSDTMVAQVAAEVLGCRMSRVKVVAADTDLTPIDIGSYSSRVTFMNGNATMRAAEEVKKQIVSAAARKMNCASEDVTMRDDRVWKPGGGPDEQIFQIKSTPPGAAEVAGRVEGQILRGSLQQKRKEEGPKDHMSFEEAVVAAIDFHGALTGTGSYAPPPEARGGKHKGAGVGPSPAYSYSAQVADVSVDEETGEVTVHKIWAAHDCGRALNPVSVEGQVIGSVWMGLGQALQEEMVWKDGLLMNPGLLEYRSPSSVESPDVECIIVESLDPEGPFGAKEASEGSLAAAIPAIANAICDAVGIRLRECPFTPERILAALRGQKGLKKLNLTDGVDPTAPTTFREHGGSLCFKGKGPARHKLDSAVASNQPVAPQSGGDD; encoded by the coding sequence ATGAGCAAATTCTCCATCATCGGCAAGCCCATCGCCTTCGTCGATTCCGCGGGCAAGACCACGGGCTCCGGCAAGTACACCGACGACCTGCGCGTCCCGGGCATGCTGATCGGCAAGATCCTGCACTCGCCGCTGCCGCACGCGCGAATCAAGCGCATCGACGCCTCCAAGGCACTGGCGCTCGAAGGCGTGGTCACCGCGGTCACCGGCCCAGACGCGCCCAACAAGTATGGCATCCTGCCCGTCGGCCACGACGAGACCGCGCTCGCCGTGGACAAGGTCCGCTACGTCGGCGACAACGTCGCGTGTGTGGTCGCTGTCTCCGAATCGATCGCAGAGAAGGCGTTGGAGCTGGTCGAGGTCGAATACGAGCCGCTACCCGCCTACTTCGATCCGGAAGAATCGATGAAAGCGACCGCCAACCTCATCCACGACCATAAGGCGAACAATCTCGAGAAGGATTATCACCACGTCTTCGGCGACCCCGACAAGGGCTTTGCGGAATCGGACATGGTCGTGCAGGGACGCTACATCGCCAACGAGGTCACGCACGCGGCCATGGAGCCGCACTCCACGCTGGCACAGTTCGAGATCGACTCTCACACCGGACAGCCCGGCCGCCTGACCGTGTGGTCGTCCACCCAAGTCCCGTACTACCTGCAGCACAAGCTGTCGCTGGTGTTGGACATGCCGATGTCGCAGATCCGCGTCATCAAGCCGCTGGTGGGCGGCGGCTTCGGCGGCAAGAGCGAGGTCATTCCGCTGGAGATCATCGCAGCGGTGGCGGCGCGCAAGGCCGAAGCGCCGGTGAAAATCACCTACACCCGCGAAGAAGTGTTCTGGGCGCATCGCGGGCGGCCGCGCACCATCGTCGACTTGAAGACCGGCGTGAAGAATGACGGTCGGATCGTGTCGGTTGCGGCCAAGGTCATCCAGGACGGCGGCGCGTACTGCTCCTACGGCGTGGTCACCATCCTCTACTCCGGCGCACTGCTAGGTGCACTGTACGACATCCCCAACATCCGCTACGACGGATACCGCGTGCTGACCAACAAGCCGGCCTGCGGCGCCATGCGCGGCCACGGAACCGTCAACGTGCGCTTTGCCTTCGAATCGCAGCTCGACGAGATCGCCGCCAAGCTGAACATCGATCCCGCGGTGATCCGCACGCGCAATTTCCTCAAGCCGCCGTGCATCACGGTGAACGGACTTCGGGTGCAGAGCTACGGGCTGCCCGAATGCGTGGAGAAAGTGGTCGAGCGCTCCGGCTGGGCGCAGCGCCGCGGCAAGCTGGGACGCGGGCGCGGTCTGGGGATTGGGTGCAGCCATTACGTGAGCGGCGCGGCCAACTCCATCATCCGCTCCGACATGCCGCACTCCACGGTCAACATCAAGATCGACCGCGACGGCGGGGTTGTGATCTACACGGGCGCATCCGACATCGGACAGGGCTCCGACACCATGGTGGCGCAGGTCGCCGCTGAGGTGTTGGGCTGCCGCATGTCGCGCGTAAAGGTGGTCGCTGCCGATACCGACCTGACGCCCATCGACATCGGCTCGTACTCCAGCCGCGTGACCTTCATGAACGGCAACGCCACTATGCGCGCCGCCGAAGAGGTGAAGAAGCAGATCGTCTCCGCCGCCGCGCGCAAGATGAACTGCGCGTCCGAAGATGTGACGATGCGCGACGACCGGGTGTGGAAACCGGGCGGAGGCCCGGACGAACAAATCTTCCAGATTAAGAGCACGCCGCCCGGCGCCGCCGAGGTCGCCGGCCGCGTCGAAGGCCAGATCCTGCGCGGCTCGCTCCAGCAGAAGCGCAAAGAAGAAGGGCCCAAGGACCACATGTCGTTCGAGGAGGCGGTGGTGGCGGCCATCGACTTCCACGGCGCGCTCACCGGCACCGGCTCCTACGCGCCGCCGCCGGAAGCGCGCGGCGGCAAGCATAAAGGCGCGGGCGTCGGGCCGTCGCCGGCGTATTCCTATTCGGCGCAGGTAGCGGACGTCAGCGTGGACGAGGAGACCGGCGAAGTCACCGTCCACAAGATCTGGGCGGCGCACGATTGCGGCCGCGCACTGAACCCGGTTTCGGTCGAGGGCCAGGTGATCGGCTCCGTCTGGATGGGCCTGGGCCAGGCGCTACAAGAAGAGATGGTTTGGAAAGACGGCCTGCTGATGAATCCCGGCCTGCTCGAGTACCGCTCGCCGTCGTCGGTCGAATCGCCAGATGTGGAGTGCATCATCGTGGAGTCGCTGGATCCCGAGGGTCCCTTCGGGGCCAAGGAAGCCAGCGAAGGCTCTCTGGCAGCGGCCATTCCCGCCATCGCCAATGCCATTTGCGACGCGGTCGGCATTCGCCTGCGCGAGTGCCCATTCACGCCCGAGCGCATCCTCGCCGCGCTGCGCGGCCAGAAGGGGCTCAAGAAACTCAACCTGACCGATGGAGTGGACCCGACAGCCCCCACGACCTTCCGCGAACACGGCGGATCTCTCTGTTTCAAGGGCAAAGGTCCGGCGCGGCACAAGCTTGATTCAGCGGTCGCGAGCAATCAACCGGTAGCGCCACAATCCGGAGGTGACGATTGA
- a CDS encoding (2Fe-2S)-binding protein, whose product MKKELIELRVNGRTHEVAIEPSKLLLDVLREDLDLTGSKRGCDDSSCGACTVMVDGAPMLACTMLAASCEGREITTVEGIAEHGALAAIQKAYGDWGGAQCGYCTPGFMVTVKHLMDNNPEPSEEEVRQALSSNLCRCTGYSQMYQAIKAAIEAEQKGRAAAAD is encoded by the coding sequence ATGAAGAAAGAACTCATCGAGCTTCGCGTCAACGGCCGCACCCACGAGGTCGCGATCGAGCCCAGCAAGCTCCTGCTCGACGTGCTGCGCGAGGACCTCGACCTGACCGGCTCCAAGCGCGGCTGCGACGACTCCTCCTGCGGCGCCTGCACGGTCATGGTGGACGGCGCACCCATGCTGGCCTGCACCATGCTGGCGGCGAGCTGCGAAGGGCGCGAGATCACCACCGTCGAGGGCATCGCCGAGCACGGCGCTCTGGCCGCGATCCAGAAAGCCTATGGCGACTGGGGCGGCGCGCAGTGCGGCTACTGCACGCCCGGGTTCATGGTCACGGTCAAGCACCTGATGGACAACAATCCCGAGCCCAGCGAAGAGGAGGTCCGACAGGCGCTGAGCAGCAATCTGTGCCGCTGCACCGGCTACAGCCAGATGTACCAGGCGATCAAGGCGGCGATCGAGGCGGAGCAGAAGGGAAGAGCGGCGGCGGCGGATTAA